A single genomic interval of Spirochaetota bacterium harbors:
- a CDS encoding AraC family transcriptional regulator, whose translation MVKDIIVIYYLPISIFISYCCCIIVTATIYTIKKDKIIVPVLLLCVALMFVSLIYVYPLSMYIFIPHYMVALVIIFIGIYCLMVAESPYRDRSSYFHRNMYSVVGKSIIIVFFILFSNNVYDHQKIIIPGVDMILSFSIFFVKPVNLPCFKVHFPYRESFLILVLLTIGYCILVMDSYIMMSSLFVFAVISVSIISFIAKFLISLYNDNPIDYIAIDNELLYTTEKYKTLIKIIKEHVNEYYNSPIDRYTIALQCEMHPDYISKVFKSEEGITINKYIQIVRLEKARHLLLYSDKKIIEVAFDVGYENLATFYRQFVKHFKKSPQQMRKERPNG comes from the coding sequence ATGGTTAAAGATATTATTGTTATTTACTATCTCCCAATAAGCATTTTTATTTCTTATTGTTGCTGCATTATAGTTACAGCTACTATCTATACAATAAAGAAAGACAAAATAATTGTGCCAGTTTTACTATTATGTGTAGCACTGATGTTTGTTTCGTTAATTTATGTATATCCTCTTTCTATGTATATTTTTATACCCCATTATATGGTTGCCCTTGTTATAATTTTTATAGGTATTTATTGTTTGATGGTGGCAGAATCCCCTTATAGGGATAGAAGTAGTTATTTTCATAGAAATATGTACTCGGTTGTTGGTAAAAGTATAATCATAGTATTTTTTATTCTATTTTCAAATAATGTTTATGATCATCAAAAGATTATAATTCCTGGCGTTGATATGATTCTTTCTTTCAGTATTTTTTTTGTAAAACCAGTGAATTTACCATGTTTCAAGGTACATTTCCCTTACAGGGAATCATTCCTGATCTTAGTACTATTAACCATTGGTTATTGCATACTGGTTATGGATAGTTATATAATGATGTCTTCACTATTTGTTTTTGCTGTGATATCGGTATCTATAATCAGTTTTATTGCAAAATTTTTAATCAGTTTATATAATGATAATCCCATAGATTATATTGCAATAGATAATGAGTTATTATATACAACTGAAAAATATAAAACATTGATCAAAATAATTAAAGAACATGTCAATGAGTACTATAATTCACCTATTGATAGGTATACCATTGCACTACAATGCGAAATGCATCCTGATTATATATCTAAAGTCTTTAAAAGTGAAGAAGGTATAACCATAAATAAATATATACAAATTGTACGCCTGGAAAAAGCGCGTCATTTATTATTATATTCTGATAAAAAAATAATTGAAGTTGCTTTTGATGTAGGCTATGAAAATTTAGCCACATTTTACCGGCAGTTTGTAAAGCACTTTAAAAAATCACCTCAACAAATGAGAAAAGAACGACCCAATGGATGA